The Doryrhamphus excisus isolate RoL2022-K1 chromosome 1, RoL_Dexc_1.0, whole genome shotgun sequence genome includes a window with the following:
- the map3k7 gene encoding mitogen-activated protein kinase kinase kinase 7 isoform X1, protein MSLSLPSTEMLETPPGYPFEEINYEDIKVEEVVGRGAFGVVCKAKWKGKDVAIKTIESESERKAFIVELRQLSRVNHPNIVKLYGSCNNPVCLVMEYAEGGSLYNVLHGAEPLPCYTASHAMSWCLQCSQGVAYLHGMKPKALIHRDLKPPNLLLVAGGTVLKICDFGTACDIQTHMTNNKGSAAWMAPEVFEGNNYSEKCDVFSWGIILWEVITRRKPFDEIGGPAFRIMWAVHNGTRPPLITNLPKPIESLMTRCWSKDPSQRPSMEEIVKIMTHLMRYFPGSEEPLQCPYQYSDDGQSSSATSTASYVDTSNKSDANIEHSDSQGSSDTIKITPQFAHHFKPKVDPLRTLPLSRGGSFESLSARTQGLTSSDTKRMSADLSELEPNMGFTPAARPQYKRGHRKTASFGTILDVPKIVFTATCEPQRRRSVQDLPGIGTESTQQGCRNSRGYFSPDEPKDTNGSDNSIPMAYLTLDHQLQPLAPFPNSKESMAVFEQHCKMAQEYLKVQTEIALLIQRKKELIAELDQDEKDQQNTSRLVQEHKKLLEENKSLSTYYQKCKKQLELIRVQQQKRQGTL, encoded by the exons ATGTCACTGTCATTACCATCCACCGAGATGCTGGAGACGCCCCCGGGATATCCATTTGAGGAAATTAATTATGAGGACATCAAAGTGGAGGAG GTGGTGGGAAGAGGAGCTTTTGGGGTGGTTTGCAAAGCCAAGTGGAAAGGCAAAGATGTTGCAATCAAGACCATTGAAAGCGAATCAGAGAGAAAAGCCTTTATTGTTGAG CTCCGCCAGCTTTCACGGGTTAATCACCCTAATATTGTGAAGCTGTACGGCTCGTGCAATAATCCA GTCTGCCTTGTGATGGAATATGCAGAGGGTGGATCACTCTACAATG TGCTGCATGGTGCTGAACCCCTCCCCTGCTACACTGCTTCCCATGCCATGAGCTGGTGTTTACAGTGTTCCCAGGGTGTGGCCTACCTCCATGGCATGAAACCAAAGGCTCTCATCCACAGGGACCTCAAGCCACCAAA TTTGCTACTTGTGGCTGGCGGCACTGTGCTTAAGATATGCGACTTTGGAACGGCATGTGACATTCAGACTCATATGacgaacaacaaaggaagtgcaGCATGGATGGCCCCAGAGGTATTCGAAGGCAA CAATTACAGTGAGAAGTGTGATGTATTCAGCTGGGGGATCATTCTCTGGGAGGTGATCACACGCAGGAAGCCCTTTGATGAGATTGGAGGGCCGGCTTTTCGTATTATGTGGGCAGTGCACAATG gcacCAGACCACCTTTAATCACAAATTTACCCAAGCCAATTGAAAGTCTGATGACCCGCTGCTGGTCGAAAGACCCCTCTCAGAGGCCTTCCATGGAGGAGATTGTGAAGATCATGACTCACTTGATGAGG TACTTTCCAGGATCTGAAGAGCCCCTGCAATGTCCGTACCAGTATTCAGACGACGGACAGAGCAGCTCTGCAACTAGTACAG CTTCCTATGTGGACACCAGCAACAAAAGTGATGCAAACATTGAGCACAGTGACTCCCAAGGGAGCAGCGACACTATTAAGATCACACCGCAGTTTGCACATCACTTCAAGCCAAAG GTAGACCCGTTGAGAACTCTGCCTCTTTCAAGAGGAGGCAGTTTTGAGAGTCTGTCTGCTCGAACACAAGGGCTGACATCGTCGGACACTAAACGAATGAGTGCTGACCTTTCAGAGCTGGAGCCCAACATGGGATTTACACCAGCAG CACGTCCCCAGTATAAACGAGGCCATCGTAAAACAGCGTCATTTGGCACCATTCTGGATGTTCCCAAGATCGTCTTCACAG CAACCTGCGAGCCTCAGAGACGTCGCTCCGTGCAGGATTTGCCAGGCATTGGCACAGAGTCCACCCAG CAGGGATGCAGAAACAGCCGAGGTTACTTCTCTCCTGATGAGCCCAAAG ACACCAACGGCTCAGACAATTCCATTCCCATGGCTTACCTCACTCTCGATCACCAGCTGCAG CCCCTCGCTCCTTTCCCCAACTCCAAAGAGTCCATGGCCGTGTTTGAGCAGCACTGCAAGATGGCTCAAGAATATCTGAAAGTGCAGACGGAGATCGCCCTGCTGATCCAGAGAAA AAAGGAACTGATCGCTGAACTGGACCAAGATGAGAAGGACCAGCAGAACACGTCCCGTTTGGTGCAAGAGCACAAAAAGCTACTGGAAGAAAACAAGAGTCTATCCACATACtaccaaaagtgcaaaaaacaGCTGGAGCTCATCCGCGTCCAGCAGCAGAAGAGACAGGGGACGTTGTGA
- the map3k7 gene encoding mitogen-activated protein kinase kinase kinase 7 isoform X3, translating to MSLSLPSTEMLETPPGYPFEEINYEDIKVEEVVGRGAFGVVCKAKWKGKDVAIKTIESESERKAFIVELRQLSRVNHPNIVKLYGSCNNPVCLVMEYAEGGSLYNVLHGAEPLPCYTASHAMSWCLQCSQGVAYLHGMKPKALIHRDLKPPNLLLVAGGTVLKICDFGTACDIQTHMTNNKGSAAWMAPEVFEGNNYSEKCDVFSWGIILWEVITRRKPFDEIGGPAFRIMWAVHNGTRPPLITNLPKPIESLMTRCWSKDPSQRPSMEEIVKIMTHLMRYFPGSEEPLQCPYQYSDDGQSSSATSTASYVDTSNKSDANIEHSDSQGSSDTIKITPQFAHHFKPKVDPLRTLPLSRGGSFESLSARTQGLTSSDTKRMSADLSELEPNMGFTPAATCEPQRRRSVQDLPGIGTESTQQGCRNSRGYFSPDEPKDTNGSDNSIPMAYLTLDHQLQPLAPFPNSKESMAVFEQHCKMAQEYLKVQTEIALLIQRKKELIAELDQDEKDQQNTSRLVQEHKKLLEENKSLSTYYQKCKKQLELIRVQQQKRQGTL from the exons ATGTCACTGTCATTACCATCCACCGAGATGCTGGAGACGCCCCCGGGATATCCATTTGAGGAAATTAATTATGAGGACATCAAAGTGGAGGAG GTGGTGGGAAGAGGAGCTTTTGGGGTGGTTTGCAAAGCCAAGTGGAAAGGCAAAGATGTTGCAATCAAGACCATTGAAAGCGAATCAGAGAGAAAAGCCTTTATTGTTGAG CTCCGCCAGCTTTCACGGGTTAATCACCCTAATATTGTGAAGCTGTACGGCTCGTGCAATAATCCA GTCTGCCTTGTGATGGAATATGCAGAGGGTGGATCACTCTACAATG TGCTGCATGGTGCTGAACCCCTCCCCTGCTACACTGCTTCCCATGCCATGAGCTGGTGTTTACAGTGTTCCCAGGGTGTGGCCTACCTCCATGGCATGAAACCAAAGGCTCTCATCCACAGGGACCTCAAGCCACCAAA TTTGCTACTTGTGGCTGGCGGCACTGTGCTTAAGATATGCGACTTTGGAACGGCATGTGACATTCAGACTCATATGacgaacaacaaaggaagtgcaGCATGGATGGCCCCAGAGGTATTCGAAGGCAA CAATTACAGTGAGAAGTGTGATGTATTCAGCTGGGGGATCATTCTCTGGGAGGTGATCACACGCAGGAAGCCCTTTGATGAGATTGGAGGGCCGGCTTTTCGTATTATGTGGGCAGTGCACAATG gcacCAGACCACCTTTAATCACAAATTTACCCAAGCCAATTGAAAGTCTGATGACCCGCTGCTGGTCGAAAGACCCCTCTCAGAGGCCTTCCATGGAGGAGATTGTGAAGATCATGACTCACTTGATGAGG TACTTTCCAGGATCTGAAGAGCCCCTGCAATGTCCGTACCAGTATTCAGACGACGGACAGAGCAGCTCTGCAACTAGTACAG CTTCCTATGTGGACACCAGCAACAAAAGTGATGCAAACATTGAGCACAGTGACTCCCAAGGGAGCAGCGACACTATTAAGATCACACCGCAGTTTGCACATCACTTCAAGCCAAAG GTAGACCCGTTGAGAACTCTGCCTCTTTCAAGAGGAGGCAGTTTTGAGAGTCTGTCTGCTCGAACACAAGGGCTGACATCGTCGGACACTAAACGAATGAGTGCTGACCTTTCAGAGCTGGAGCCCAACATGGGATTTACACCAGCAG CAACCTGCGAGCCTCAGAGACGTCGCTCCGTGCAGGATTTGCCAGGCATTGGCACAGAGTCCACCCAG CAGGGATGCAGAAACAGCCGAGGTTACTTCTCTCCTGATGAGCCCAAAG ACACCAACGGCTCAGACAATTCCATTCCCATGGCTTACCTCACTCTCGATCACCAGCTGCAG CCCCTCGCTCCTTTCCCCAACTCCAAAGAGTCCATGGCCGTGTTTGAGCAGCACTGCAAGATGGCTCAAGAATATCTGAAAGTGCAGACGGAGATCGCCCTGCTGATCCAGAGAAA AAAGGAACTGATCGCTGAACTGGACCAAGATGAGAAGGACCAGCAGAACACGTCCCGTTTGGTGCAAGAGCACAAAAAGCTACTGGAAGAAAACAAGAGTCTATCCACATACtaccaaaagtgcaaaaaacaGCTGGAGCTCATCCGCGTCCAGCAGCAGAAGAGACAGGGGACGTTGTGA
- the map3k7 gene encoding mitogen-activated protein kinase kinase kinase 7 isoform X4, which produces MSLSLPSTEMLETPPGYPFEEINYEDIKVEEVVGRGAFGVVCKAKWKGKDVAIKTIESESERKAFIVELRQLSRVNHPNIVKLYGSCNNPVCLVMEYAEGGSLYNVLHGAEPLPCYTASHAMSWCLQCSQGVAYLHGMKPKALIHRDLKPPNLLLVAGGTVLKICDFGTACDIQTHMTNNKGSAAWMAPEVFEGNNYSEKCDVFSWGIILWEVITRRKPFDEIGGPAFRIMWAVHNGTRPPLITNLPKPIESLMTRCWSKDPSQRPSMEEIVKIMTHLMRYFPGSEEPLQCPYQYSDDGQSSSATSTASYVDTSNKSDANIEHSDSQGSSDTIKITPQFAHHFKPKVDPLRTLPLSRGGSFESLSARTQGLTSSDTKRMSADLSELEPNMGFTPAATCEPQRRRSVQDLPGIGTESTQGCRNSRGYFSPDEPKDTNGSDNSIPMAYLTLDHQLQPLAPFPNSKESMAVFEQHCKMAQEYLKVQTEIALLIQRKKELIAELDQDEKDQQNTSRLVQEHKKLLEENKSLSTYYQKCKKQLELIRVQQQKRQGTL; this is translated from the exons ATGTCACTGTCATTACCATCCACCGAGATGCTGGAGACGCCCCCGGGATATCCATTTGAGGAAATTAATTATGAGGACATCAAAGTGGAGGAG GTGGTGGGAAGAGGAGCTTTTGGGGTGGTTTGCAAAGCCAAGTGGAAAGGCAAAGATGTTGCAATCAAGACCATTGAAAGCGAATCAGAGAGAAAAGCCTTTATTGTTGAG CTCCGCCAGCTTTCACGGGTTAATCACCCTAATATTGTGAAGCTGTACGGCTCGTGCAATAATCCA GTCTGCCTTGTGATGGAATATGCAGAGGGTGGATCACTCTACAATG TGCTGCATGGTGCTGAACCCCTCCCCTGCTACACTGCTTCCCATGCCATGAGCTGGTGTTTACAGTGTTCCCAGGGTGTGGCCTACCTCCATGGCATGAAACCAAAGGCTCTCATCCACAGGGACCTCAAGCCACCAAA TTTGCTACTTGTGGCTGGCGGCACTGTGCTTAAGATATGCGACTTTGGAACGGCATGTGACATTCAGACTCATATGacgaacaacaaaggaagtgcaGCATGGATGGCCCCAGAGGTATTCGAAGGCAA CAATTACAGTGAGAAGTGTGATGTATTCAGCTGGGGGATCATTCTCTGGGAGGTGATCACACGCAGGAAGCCCTTTGATGAGATTGGAGGGCCGGCTTTTCGTATTATGTGGGCAGTGCACAATG gcacCAGACCACCTTTAATCACAAATTTACCCAAGCCAATTGAAAGTCTGATGACCCGCTGCTGGTCGAAAGACCCCTCTCAGAGGCCTTCCATGGAGGAGATTGTGAAGATCATGACTCACTTGATGAGG TACTTTCCAGGATCTGAAGAGCCCCTGCAATGTCCGTACCAGTATTCAGACGACGGACAGAGCAGCTCTGCAACTAGTACAG CTTCCTATGTGGACACCAGCAACAAAAGTGATGCAAACATTGAGCACAGTGACTCCCAAGGGAGCAGCGACACTATTAAGATCACACCGCAGTTTGCACATCACTTCAAGCCAAAG GTAGACCCGTTGAGAACTCTGCCTCTTTCAAGAGGAGGCAGTTTTGAGAGTCTGTCTGCTCGAACACAAGGGCTGACATCGTCGGACACTAAACGAATGAGTGCTGACCTTTCAGAGCTGGAGCCCAACATGGGATTTACACCAGCAG CAACCTGCGAGCCTCAGAGACGTCGCTCCGTGCAGGATTTGCCAGGCATTGGCACAGAGTCCACCCAG GGATGCAGAAACAGCCGAGGTTACTTCTCTCCTGATGAGCCCAAAG ACACCAACGGCTCAGACAATTCCATTCCCATGGCTTACCTCACTCTCGATCACCAGCTGCAG CCCCTCGCTCCTTTCCCCAACTCCAAAGAGTCCATGGCCGTGTTTGAGCAGCACTGCAAGATGGCTCAAGAATATCTGAAAGTGCAGACGGAGATCGCCCTGCTGATCCAGAGAAA AAAGGAACTGATCGCTGAACTGGACCAAGATGAGAAGGACCAGCAGAACACGTCCCGTTTGGTGCAAGAGCACAAAAAGCTACTGGAAGAAAACAAGAGTCTATCCACATACtaccaaaagtgcaaaaaacaGCTGGAGCTCATCCGCGTCCAGCAGCAGAAGAGACAGGGGACGTTGTGA
- the map3k7 gene encoding mitogen-activated protein kinase kinase kinase 7 isoform X2 gives MSLSLPSTEMLETPPGYPFEEINYEDIKVEEVVGRGAFGVVCKAKWKGKDVAIKTIESESERKAFIVELRQLSRVNHPNIVKLYGSCNNPVCLVMEYAEGGSLYNVLHGAEPLPCYTASHAMSWCLQCSQGVAYLHGMKPKALIHRDLKPPNLLLVAGGTVLKICDFGTACDIQTHMTNNKGSAAWMAPEVFEGNNYSEKCDVFSWGIILWEVITRRKPFDEIGGPAFRIMWAVHNGTRPPLITNLPKPIESLMTRCWSKDPSQRPSMEEIVKIMTHLMRYFPGSEEPLQCPYQYSDDGQSSSATSTASYVDTSNKSDANIEHSDSQGSSDTIKITPQFAHHFKPKVDPLRTLPLSRGGSFESLSARTQGLTSSDTKRMSADLSELEPNMGFTPAARPQYKRGHRKTASFGTILDVPKIVFTATCEPQRRRSVQDLPGIGTESTQGCRNSRGYFSPDEPKDTNGSDNSIPMAYLTLDHQLQPLAPFPNSKESMAVFEQHCKMAQEYLKVQTEIALLIQRKKELIAELDQDEKDQQNTSRLVQEHKKLLEENKSLSTYYQKCKKQLELIRVQQQKRQGTL, from the exons ATGTCACTGTCATTACCATCCACCGAGATGCTGGAGACGCCCCCGGGATATCCATTTGAGGAAATTAATTATGAGGACATCAAAGTGGAGGAG GTGGTGGGAAGAGGAGCTTTTGGGGTGGTTTGCAAAGCCAAGTGGAAAGGCAAAGATGTTGCAATCAAGACCATTGAAAGCGAATCAGAGAGAAAAGCCTTTATTGTTGAG CTCCGCCAGCTTTCACGGGTTAATCACCCTAATATTGTGAAGCTGTACGGCTCGTGCAATAATCCA GTCTGCCTTGTGATGGAATATGCAGAGGGTGGATCACTCTACAATG TGCTGCATGGTGCTGAACCCCTCCCCTGCTACACTGCTTCCCATGCCATGAGCTGGTGTTTACAGTGTTCCCAGGGTGTGGCCTACCTCCATGGCATGAAACCAAAGGCTCTCATCCACAGGGACCTCAAGCCACCAAA TTTGCTACTTGTGGCTGGCGGCACTGTGCTTAAGATATGCGACTTTGGAACGGCATGTGACATTCAGACTCATATGacgaacaacaaaggaagtgcaGCATGGATGGCCCCAGAGGTATTCGAAGGCAA CAATTACAGTGAGAAGTGTGATGTATTCAGCTGGGGGATCATTCTCTGGGAGGTGATCACACGCAGGAAGCCCTTTGATGAGATTGGAGGGCCGGCTTTTCGTATTATGTGGGCAGTGCACAATG gcacCAGACCACCTTTAATCACAAATTTACCCAAGCCAATTGAAAGTCTGATGACCCGCTGCTGGTCGAAAGACCCCTCTCAGAGGCCTTCCATGGAGGAGATTGTGAAGATCATGACTCACTTGATGAGG TACTTTCCAGGATCTGAAGAGCCCCTGCAATGTCCGTACCAGTATTCAGACGACGGACAGAGCAGCTCTGCAACTAGTACAG CTTCCTATGTGGACACCAGCAACAAAAGTGATGCAAACATTGAGCACAGTGACTCCCAAGGGAGCAGCGACACTATTAAGATCACACCGCAGTTTGCACATCACTTCAAGCCAAAG GTAGACCCGTTGAGAACTCTGCCTCTTTCAAGAGGAGGCAGTTTTGAGAGTCTGTCTGCTCGAACACAAGGGCTGACATCGTCGGACACTAAACGAATGAGTGCTGACCTTTCAGAGCTGGAGCCCAACATGGGATTTACACCAGCAG CACGTCCCCAGTATAAACGAGGCCATCGTAAAACAGCGTCATTTGGCACCATTCTGGATGTTCCCAAGATCGTCTTCACAG CAACCTGCGAGCCTCAGAGACGTCGCTCCGTGCAGGATTTGCCAGGCATTGGCACAGAGTCCACCCAG GGATGCAGAAACAGCCGAGGTTACTTCTCTCCTGATGAGCCCAAAG ACACCAACGGCTCAGACAATTCCATTCCCATGGCTTACCTCACTCTCGATCACCAGCTGCAG CCCCTCGCTCCTTTCCCCAACTCCAAAGAGTCCATGGCCGTGTTTGAGCAGCACTGCAAGATGGCTCAAGAATATCTGAAAGTGCAGACGGAGATCGCCCTGCTGATCCAGAGAAA AAAGGAACTGATCGCTGAACTGGACCAAGATGAGAAGGACCAGCAGAACACGTCCCGTTTGGTGCAAGAGCACAAAAAGCTACTGGAAGAAAACAAGAGTCTATCCACATACtaccaaaagtgcaaaaaacaGCTGGAGCTCATCCGCGTCCAGCAGCAGAAGAGACAGGGGACGTTGTGA